In the Helianthus annuus cultivar XRQ/B chromosome 11, HanXRQr2.0-SUNRISE, whole genome shotgun sequence genome, one interval contains:
- the LOC110889989 gene encoding xyloglucan endotransglucosylase/hydrolase 2: MAQSDYYSNSKASTIVLAISCLIVAASAGSFYDEMDLTFGGERAKILNGGQDLSLSLDQYSGSGFQSKNEYLFGRFDMQLKLVPGNSAGTVTTFYLSSQGAGHDEIDFEFLGNSTGNPYTIHTNVYSQGKGDKEQQFHLWFDPTAAFHTYTIVWNAQRIIFLIDNIPVRVFSNHEAAGVPFPKSQPMRVYASLWNADDWATQGGRVKTDWTKAPYTASYRKFNANANKVSPNSKSTSSENENQEWSTQGLDAAGRNRIRWVQNKHMIYNYCNDYSRFPSGLPVECTRSRFL, translated from the exons ATGGCACAATCAGATTATTATTCAAACTCTAAAGCTTCTACAATCGTCCTAGCAATTTCATGTCTAATAGTAGCCGCATCCGCAGGCAGTTTTTATGATGAAATGGACCTCACTTTTGGTGGTGAACGTGCTAAAATTCTCAATGGTGGCCAGGATCTCTCCCTTTCACTCGATCAGTACTCCGGCTCTGGCTTCCAGTCCAAGAACGAGTATCTTTTTGGGAGGTTCGACATGCAACTCAAACTAGTACCTGGCAACTCTGCTGGCACTGTCACCACATTCTAT TTGTCATCACAAGGCGCAGGACATGACGAGATAGACTTTGAATTTTTGGGCAACTCGACAGGAAACCCTTACACAATCCACACCAATGTGTATTCACAAGGCAAAGGAGATAAAGAGCAGCAGTTCCACTTATGGTTCGACCCTACCGCAGCCTTTCACACATACACCATTGTATGGAATGCCCAAAGAATCAT TTTCTTGATAGATAACATACCAGTAAGGGTGTTCAGTAACCATGAGGCTGCTGGGGTCCCCTTTCCCAAGAGCCAACCAATGAGGGTGTATGCCAGTTTGTGGAATGCTGATGACTGGGCAACCCAGGGTGGGCGTGTGAAGACCGACTGGACTAAGGCACCTTACACTGCTTCATATCGGAAATTCAACGCCAATGCCAACAAAGTGAGCCCCAATTCAAAGTCAACAAGTTCGGAAAATGAAAACCAAGAATGGAGTACACAAGGACTCGATGCCGCAGGACGAAACCGGATTAGATGGGTGCAAAACAAGCACATGATCTACAACTACTGCAATGACTACAGTCGGTTTCCCAGTGGTCTTCCTGTTGAGTGCACACGGTCCAGATTCCTCTAA
- the LOC110889990 gene encoding xyloglucan endotransglucosylase/hydrolase protein 15: MAQSEYYSNSKASAIALTIACLIAAASAGSFYDEMDITFGGERAKILNGGQDLSLSLDQYSGSGFQSKNEYLFGRFDMQLKLVPGNSAGTVTTFYLSSQGAGHDEIDFEFLGNSTGNPYTIHTNVYSQGKGDKEQQFHLWFDPTAAYHTYTIVWNAQRIIFLIDNIPVRVFNNHEAAGVPFPKSQPMRVYASLWNADDWATQGGRVKTDWTKAPFTASYRKFNANANKVGPNSKSTSSESENQAWSTQGLDASGRNRIRWVQNKHMIYNYCNDYSRFPNGLPVECTRSRFL, encoded by the exons ATGGCACAATCAGAATATTATTCAAACTCAAAAGCTTCTGCAATCGCTCTAACAATTGCATGTCTAATTGCAGCCGCATCCGCAGGCAGTTTTTATGATGAAATGGACATCACTTTTGGCGGAGAACGTGCTAAAATTCTCAATGGCGGTCAGGATCTCTCCCTTTCACTTGATCAGTACTCCGGCTCTGGTTTCCAGTCTAAGAACGAGTATCTTTTTGGGCGGTTTGACATGCAACTCAAACTAGTACCTGGCAATTCTGCTGGCACTGTCACCACATTCTAT TTGTCATCACAAGGCGCGGGACATGACGAGATAGACTTTGAATTCTTGGGCAACTCGACTGGTAACCCTTACACGATCCACACCAATGTGTATTCACAAGGCAAAGGAGATAAGGAACAACAGTTCCACCTATGGTTCGACCCTACTGCAGCCTACCACACATACACCATCGTATGGAACGCCCAAAGAATCAT TTTCTTGATAGATAACATACCAGTAAGGGTGTTCAATAACCATGAGGCTGCTGGGGTTCCCTTCCCCAAGAGCCAACCAATGAGGGTGTATGCCAGCTTGTGGAATGCCGATGACTGGGCAACCCAAGGTGGGCGTGTCAAGACTGACTGGACTAAGGCACCTTTCACAGCTTCCTACAGGAAATTCAATGCCAATGCCAACAAAGTGGGCCCCAACTCAAAGTCAACTAGTTCTGAAAGTGAAAACCAGGCATGGAGTACACAAGGACTCGATGCATCAGGGCGAAACAGGATTAGGTGGGTGCAAAACAAACACATGATCTACAACTACTGCAATGACTACAGTCGGTTTCCCAACGGTCTTCCTGTTGAATGCACACGGTCCAGATTCCTCTAA
- the LOC110889992 gene encoding homeobox protein 13, with amino-acid sequence MDPHSFIARAEAQRWLGIAEKLLMGNDLVGSKTFAIRARESDPRLEAADQILAVADTLLAADKRVVGANGSQQPDFYAILQLVRFVQDPEHISAQYRRLAVLLNPHQNRFPYADQAFQVVNDAWAVLSNPMRKSIYDSDLEFSQHQQQVNNLGFNIIEPQNQHHHHQQQHQQQHQHNFFSVNRNEQEMFQSRVPVQSVHHHQEQQQQQQQLHQHNFMSVPVREPEQLFQHRGHEQLLFQQQVQPFSVTVESQQQTRPAAPFSWPQAPPQVPPPPPSLSQMQHQFEAASHINRSNDVREGAGMEVEVEAETETADENVDNSASFWTTCPYCYYMYEYPRAYVECVLRCETCERAFQAVSIPSPPLISEDQESYYYCWGFFPLAISMSHMEKNKNNGSTQTNSKWSPFSPMCDVTSHVKDQLNKKAKEDLNEEAEEEEDLNEEAEEDHLNEKAAPKKKVFVNQNLGPPIYIDDETDDIFDGISEPSDDSDSDLEWNTTEKKKAKKMKKDRVKEARNGNTKNGSSLRSSRKSSGVTTRRQSVRAAKEMGRLDLNVEFNNNEGEEPAARAGAGNRGNGQGDGDNIEGIGFFEGLDEFFSSLPILSVVNDDKVKAA; translated from the coding sequence ATGGACCCCCACAGCTTCATAGCCCGTGCAGAAGCCCAACGCTGGTTAGGCATCGCCGAAAAGCTCCTCATGGGCAACGACCTCGTCGGCTCCAAAACCTTCGCAATCCGAGCCCGAGAATCCGACCCGCGCCTCGAAGCCGCCGATCAGATCCTAGCCGTAGCCGACACCCTCCTCGCCGCCGATAAACGAGTCGTCGGAGCCAACGGCTCCCAACAACCCGACTTCTATGCCATTCTCCAACTCGTCCGATTCGTTCAAGACCCCGAACACATCTCCGCTCAGTACCGCCGGCTCGCGGTTCTGTTGAACCCGCATCAGAACCGGTTTCCGTACGCCGATCAAGCGTTTCAGGTTGTGAATGATGCGTGGGCGGTTTTATCAAATCCTATGAGAAAATCGATTTATGACTCTGACCTTGAGTTTTCGCAACACCAACAACAGGTTAATAATTTAGGGTTTAATATTATTGAACCACAGAaccaacatcaccaccaccagcaACAACATCAGCAGCAGCATCAACATAATTTCTTTTCGGTTAATCGAAACGAGCAGGAAATGTTTCAATCTAGGGTTCCAGTTCAATCAGTTCATCACCATCaagagcagcagcagcagcagcagcaattGCATCAGCATAATTTTATGTCGGTTCCGGTTCGTGAACCGGAACAATTGTTCCAACATCGTGGTCATGAACAATTGTTGTTTCAGCAGCAGGTGCAGCCTTTTTCGGTTACGGTTGAATCGCAGCAGCAGACTCGTCCTGCAGCACCGTTTTCGTGGCCTCAAGCACCACCACaagtaccaccaccaccaccatcactgtCACAAATGCAACATCAATTTGAAGCGGCCAGTCACATTAATAGAAGCAATGATGTAAGGGAAGGAGCGGGAATGGAAGTGGAAGTGGAAGCGGAAACGGAGACAGCTGATGAGAATGTGGATAATTCTGCGTCGTTTTGGACGACGTGTCCTTACTGTTACTACATGTATGAGTATCCAAGGGCTTATGTGGAATGCGTGCTGCGTTGTGAGACCTGTGAAAGGGCGTTTCAAGCGGTTAGTATACCATCTCCACCGCTGATAAGTGAAGATCAGGAGTCTTATTACTACTGTTGGGGGTTCTTTCCATTAGCGATTTCAATGTCACATATggagaaaaacaaaaacaatggtAGTACTCAGACGAACTCAAAATGGTCGCCGTTTTCACCTATGTGTGATGTAACAAGTCATGTTAAGGACCAGTTAAATAAGAAGGCGAAGGAGGATTTAAATGAggaggcggaggaggaggaggattTAAATGAGGAGGCGGAGGAGGACCATTTAAATGAGAAGGCGGCCCCAAAGAAGAAGGTGTTTGTTAATCAAAATTTGGGGCCGCCAATCTACATAGACGATGAAACCGATGATATCTTTGATGGAATATCTGAACCTAGCGATGATTCCGATTCGGATCTTGAATGGAATACTACCGAGAAAAAGAAggcaaagaagatgaagaaagaTAGGGTAAAGGAAGCTAGAAATGGGAACACCAAGAATGGTTCCTCTTTACGCTCGAGCAGGAAATCTTCAGGTGTAACTACACGAAGGCAATCGGTTCGGGCTGCAAAGGAAATGGGGAGGTTGGATTTAAACGTTGAGTTCAATAACAATGAAGGGGAAGAGCCCGCTGCAAGAGCGGGTGCTGGGAACCGAGGGAATGGGCAAGGAGATGGAGATAATATCGAGGGTATCGGGTTCTTTGAAGGGCTTGATGAGTTTTTCAGCAGCTTGCCGATCCTCTCTGTTGTGAATGATGACAAAGTTAAAGCCGCTTAG